One genomic window of Actinoplanes lobatus includes the following:
- a CDS encoding nucleotidyltransferase domain-containing protein: MTVDVPSWAGEAAASLPYPLLFATVSGAHLYGFASVDSDLDLRGAHVLPPDEVVGLRTGPDTLQDGGVRDGVELDVVSHDLLKFARLLNSRNGYVLEQLLSPLVVLTSGVHAELKALAPGMITSNHAHHYLGFAATQERLYHKSGHLKPALYTLRVLLTGIHLMRTGELETDLGILGQRLAYVPELIAAKREAEHGPLPATAAAHLAADVPALRAELEEARDQSKLPGYADASAVAALHDLVVRTRLTQSSSGCP, encoded by the coding sequence GTGACCGTCGATGTCCCGTCGTGGGCCGGCGAGGCCGCCGCCTCCCTGCCCTATCCCCTGCTCTTCGCCACCGTGAGCGGGGCGCACCTCTACGGTTTCGCGTCGGTCGACTCGGATCTCGACCTGCGGGGCGCGCACGTGCTGCCGCCGGACGAGGTGGTCGGCTTGCGAACAGGACCGGACACGCTCCAGGACGGCGGTGTCCGCGACGGCGTGGAGCTCGACGTGGTCAGCCACGATCTGCTGAAGTTCGCGCGGCTGCTCAACAGCCGGAACGGGTACGTGCTGGAGCAGCTGCTGTCGCCGCTCGTGGTGCTCACCTCAGGAGTGCACGCCGAGCTGAAAGCCCTGGCCCCAGGCATGATCACCAGCAATCACGCGCACCACTACCTGGGGTTCGCGGCCACCCAGGAGCGGCTCTACCACAAGAGCGGGCATCTCAAGCCGGCGCTCTACACGCTGCGGGTGCTGCTCACCGGCATCCATCTGATGCGCACCGGCGAGTTGGAGACCGATCTGGGCATTCTCGGTCAGCGGCTGGCCTACGTGCCGGAGCTGATCGCGGCGAAGCGCGAGGCCGAACACGGACCCCTCCCGGCCACCGCGGCGGCCCATCTCGCCGCGGACGTCCCGGCGCTGCGCGCCGAGCTGGAGGAGGCGAGAGACCAGAGCAAACTTCCGGGGTACGCGGACGCGAGCGCCGTGGCGGCCCTGCACGATCTCGTGGTGCGCACCCGGCTCACTCAGTCCTCCAGCGGCTGCCCCTAG